The genomic stretch CTGGTCTCACTTCCCAGCCCAAGATGAGCTCTTGGGGGGGCCTGTGGGCCGGATCCtcggcattttaaaattttattatgatggcaattgtttaaatatatatatattatatatatatatatagctctaTGTTCCCGCCCCGCCCCCCCCAGCCCCTAGTTTTTGCTCTTGGCTTTCTGCCTCGCGGCTGTGTAAGGCAGCGCCGTCTGGGTGCTCTTGTCTGACACGGTTTGCGTGCTGCTGTCCCTCACGCTGTTCCTCCTGACCTGTTCGGGGGCCGCCGTGGGGCCTGAGCGCCCACCTGGCAGAGCACAGTGCCGGGGCTTGTAGGGAGCTGGGGGGGGCGGCTTGAAGGGGCCTTCGGCGGAGGCGGCATGGGGGAGCTCGGGACgcagccctccccctccctcctccccatcctcctgagctgctgtggtcatcacctcctcctctccctcctcatcGTCACAGCACAGCGCATGGTAAAGCACCTTGTCACTGAAACGCACCCTCTCCCGTGTCCCCGGGGTCCGCTGGGGCAGCTGGCCCTTGGCTGGGCCAGTGCTGAAGGCCTCCTCGCTGGAGGAGTCTGGGGTCTCCACCCGTGGCCCGTTGGGGATGGGCAGGCCGCCGTTCATAAGCCGGTAGTCTGCCACTCCGCTGTCggccccagccactgctgccaccgCTGCTGCCTCTGGCCGGGTGGCCTCGGGGCCATCCACAGAGTCTGAGGGAGTGGAGGTATCCAGAAAGGAGCAGAACTCCCAGCTGTCGGAAAGGATGTCGGCTGTGGTCATGAAGTCCAGCTGGCCCAGGTCGAAGGGGCCGCCAGCGCCCGCCTTGTCGCTGCTGGAGGTGCTGCTCACGGTGGCTGTGGTCCAGTCGTCTGGCTCCAGGTCGAAATCGAAGTCTGAGGTCAGCCTGTCAATCTGGCTCACCACCTGctcgggggaggggagaggagaggagaggagtagCTGCATGTCCCTGGCTCGTGCGCTCTGCTGAGAGTCCAGACTGGACCACCAAGGCGGAGAGAGCTTGCTGTGGCCACTGCCTCCCCAATCACTCCCACACccggctgctgctgccaccactaCTTGCTCTGCAGAGCGGCCCTGGTGATGGAGCTTGAGTCACCTTTGACTGACAGGGGAGAGCCCCACCCCTCCAAGGGAGGCCAGGCTTCAGCGTGAGTAGGAGGAAGGCCCTGTCCAGGCTGTCATAGTACATCAGGGTATTCCCCAGGCTCCGAGGACAAGGCCAGCAGATGTGTGGCATCAACATGTCATGCCTCCACCCCACACCCCTCTTTGCTGACTCCCCAGCTTGCTGGGGGAAGCCACAAAGTCCCGCCAGGGGCTCAGAGCTGGGGTCAAGTGTGCTTAGGGAATGCTATACCCGCTTCCTTGTTCTTCcctacacacacaggcacttgCTTGGGGTCCTTCCGTTCAGCACCCCTGGTCAGCAGGTAAGTCAGGgcagaagacagagagggaacaaGAAGGACCCAGCAACAGGATGAAAGGTGAGTGAGCGGCTGGGCTGTGTCCAGGCAAGTGGCAACCTAGGACCAGAAACAAAGCTGGAGAGAcaaatccagctcccagcactgccCCAGGCTCTTGGCCAACTCATCGGGGACTGGCCAGCCAACCACTCACACCCTTTGGTTCAGCTCATGGGTGGGTTGTGTCTGATGAGAGTGGGGTAGCAGCAGGTGCCATGTGCTACAGGTGATCTGGTGGCTCATCTCTCAGCCTGCCACCTCTGAAGAGCTGAGGAGGAGTGTACGGGGGCAGGGGGAGTCTGAGAAGCTGTTTTGCAGGAGTGCAGGAAGCACTTATTTAGCTGAGGATGGGGGTGCTACAGGAGAGCCCAGGATCCAACCTGGGCTCCAGCCATAGCTTGAACATTGTGCTATGTGTCTCTGAGCAAGTCACACAACCCCCCTGAAGCTCAGCATATTTGGCATGAGAATCCCACCATGGAAGGCTGCTCCCACTCACACCTCTGAGAGCTCCTGTCAACTTTCCCGGGTGGCGGAGGGGAGAGGTTAGGCGGCTGTGCAGAGGTTGGGCGTCCTCTCCAAGTTTACAAAGAATGGCCTGAGAGTCCCACCTTTGCCCACAATGGGCCCCCCCCTTCCGAGATGATCCCCTTATCCTAAGGCTCCTGCCCCCAGAAGCCCTTGCTCAGCCCAAGCTGCCCCTGAGGCCTGAACAGAGGAGGGGACTGTATACTGAAGGAGTCCCCCCAGCTTATGCTTGGGGGCAGGGAAGCTCTGATGCCCAAGGCCTAGGGTGGGGCTGGGAAAGAGACAGTCACTTTGGGGGAGCCCCGTGCCCCGGACCCTGGCCGCTCCAGCTCAGGAGGCCCTGGACTTGGGCTCCTGGGggtcctctctgcctcccctccagccaccccAGGGTTACAGTGGGAAGGGGTACAACAAGGGCTGCCCCTCTTGGCAGAGGGTCTCTCAGGCAATACCTTGTCCCCCCAAGCCTTGATTTCTGTCCCATCCACCAGgaccacagcccccacccctCCGCCCATCCCTAGGACCCCCAGCATAGAGCAGATACACATGTGGTTTGTGAAGTGCTTTGCCATTAGGGACCCCCCTCCACAGCCCACCAGCTGTGTGACCCAGGTAAGTTACTAAGCCTCTCTGGGCCTAGTTGGAAGCTTCCGGCAGAAGCACTTGAGCGAGAGGTTGTAAGGATTCAGCGACTCAGTGCACCGTGGAAAGTGTGTCCAACAGTATAGACTAGCAACGCCCACCGTGCACGGACAGACATGGGCCCAGGCCCCAGTGTAGACAGGAATCCTGGGGGCACGGTTGAGTCAGGCAGTTGCCAGGCCAGACAGACCCTGAGGAGGTTTTAAGAAGCCAGTCAGCCATCAGGCTTTCAGCAAAGCTGGCTCAGGCATGTTCTGTGAGCACAGGGTCCAACCACGGGACAACCCACAGAAGGGAAGCCATGTGCACCAGTAGGTATGTGGAATGCAGCCTGGGAAACTCACCATTCTCTTTGGCCACCATGAAATTCATGATttctgagatgaaaaaaaaacatatacagaGGCCaccacagtggctcaacaagcaaATTCTTTGCCTAATAGCGCCAGCATCCGatgtgggcgctggtttatgtcctggctgctccatttcccatccagccccttgcttgcggtctgggaaagcagcagaggatggcccaagttcataggcccctgcacctgcatgggagacccagaagatcctggctcctgatatcagattggcttagctctggccagtgAAGACAGATAAGGATTGATCCAGCAaagagaagatctctcttgggCTGCCGTGCTgacctagcagctagagtccttgccttacatgtgccaggatcccatatgggcaccggtttgtatccctgaggcaccgcttcccatcctgctccctgtttgtggcatgagaaagcagtcgacgacagcccaaagctttggtaccctgcactcacgtgggaaacctggaaaaagctcctggctcctgacttcagatcggctcagctctggccgttgtgaccattggggagtgaactggtggacgGAATATgatcctctttgtctctgctcctctctgtatatttggttttccagtaaaaaaaataaataaatattaaaaaattttctttctcgctctctcctgcctctgtaaatctttcaaataagaataaacaaaatctttatatatacatattcatttgAGAGGGGAGGATGGAGAGAGCAGGAAccatctctggtttactcccggctgcccacagcagccccaggcaggagacgggagccaggaactcaatccggctctctcacatggctggcaggatgCCAGttgcttccagggtctgcatcagaaGGAAGTTACAGCTGGAAATTAAACCCAGGCAGTCCCACAGGGGACAGGAGCAGctgaaccactaggccaaacacctgctcccctctctttctctctaaggTTTAAAACCATCCTGACTGCATGTCCTTTGGGATTCTTTTGTAGCACAGGGAAGTAGTTATAcagcagaaggaaagacagcagaGAAGTGTGAagtcacagcacctgccagccacaggACGGGAAACACTGCTGAGTCCACCTGCCCCGCTGTGCTTGCTGATGGGGACACGAGGCTCGGAGCCTGCTAGCAGCTCAGCGTCAGGCCCTGAGTCCTGGGTCTGCCCCCTTTGTCCTAtggacacatgcactccaggAGCTGAGCCCTGGGGAGGAAGGATGCCACTGGCCCTAAGCTATGTCCCCACACTGTGACCAGACACTGTTACTGGTCCCTGCCCTCACTCCCGCCTCACATGAACAATCCCATCTACCCTCCCCACTTCCTATTCAGGGCCTGCTGTGTCCAGAGAAACTCCCTGGTCAGCCAAAGTCCAGGTCACTCTTCCACTTCCAGCCCCAGTATGTCCAGTCTCCAATCGTGACACACTGGCCTGCACCTGGCAGGTCTCCTGGGCACCCTACACACTACCCCTGTCTCCCTCCAGCTCACACAGCTCACTGCCTCTGGATCTCACACCTGCCTTTCCTCAGCCCTTCCAGCTGGGAGTCATCCCCACCTCCCCAGGTGAACTGCTTGGTTCCCAGGCATGGCTGTCACAGCACCTCCACAGTACGGTGGCCAATGCCGCTCTGTCTCCTGGCCAAACAGTGAGCTGGGCGGGGGGAGTGGCCCAGGACTGCCTGCCCACAaccccctgccctgtcctcctgCGATCTGCTTGCCCAAGGATCCACATATACACCTTACAAGGTCAGCAGCCAACGCTTGGGGGAAGGAAGTGGCAAGGAGGGAGGGGTAGCCAGAAATCGCCAGGAGACTCCTATTTGCTTAGAAGAGCTACGTGGGGAGTTGTGTCGGAGGGGGGAGGTGGTGGCTCTCTCCAACCCTAGCTCCCTCGTGCAGGACTGGGATTGGGGGATCCCAGCATTCTACATCCCTCCCTGAGGGGAAGCTGCTCTCCCATCCCCTGCCTGTAGTTCCTAGGGGCAGTCAGTTACATAATGGGAGCCTCTGCATTATTTATGACCGCTGAtgattttttaattctgtgattatgttatttattatctttctgggagggagtgagtgtgtgtgtgtgtgtgtgtgtgtgttgtgttagGCAGGGGTGGGGTTAAGCTGACCGTAAGTCATGGCCTCCTGCCCTGCAGACTGGCCTAATTGGCCAGGGAGCCATTTCTTCATCTTCGGGTGaatctgccccaaggaggaggagggaggaaaggaaggcgTGAAATGAAGTAGATGGAATCTGCACCACAGATCCGGCTGAGCGGAAGGCGGAGGGAGGGGGTGACCCGCTTTGGCACGGCTCCACAGCCCTGACCTCTCCTACAGCTTCCTGGCTGGGCCCCTGAGCTCCCACGCTTGCACCCCCGACCCGTGGCTTTCCCTGGCCAGAGGGACCGCGCAGCCAGGGGGCTAGCAGAACACCTGCCACACGGACTGCTTCCCAGGAACAGCAGAGGCGGGGCATCTCCACTGCCCTACTCCAGCCTCCAGGGGTGATAGGTGGGGGGGGAcaagggaggagggcaggctcCCAGTGCAAACGTGGGGATCTCCCCACGGGCAGCAGATGCAGAGTCCTCACTCTCCTAGGGTCTGCTGGGACCCCTGCTCCCTCTGGGACACTCCCACCCCCTACAACGCTCTCCTCCCCTTGTCACTCTCCGCTGGCTGCCCTGGGGCACAACAATCACACTTCCTCTGTAGCCTGTTCCCTGACCGCTTCAATGCTCCTCCTCTTACCGAACCTCCCACCTGGCTGGCACCCTCACTTTTTTCAGGTTCATGTTCAAAAGCCACCTCACTGGAGActccctgcttccagccctgtcacTGCCGCTCTCCCCAGCCAGGAGCCTCGCACCTGGTTGGTGCTGTCTTTCCCAGTCAAGGCTCACAGCCTAGCTAAGCACCAACTCTAACCGACACGGGAGGCTTGTCCAGCCCCAGGGCCAAGTCCTACACAGACAACCCCTGCTCTCAACCtcttggggctggggctggaggatgGCAGGGAAGGTGCCTGACTTTGCCAAGTTCACACAGCTAGAGTCCACAGACTTGAACTTGAATGGAGACATCTTGGCTACAAAAtccccagtccctgctgctgggttaggctgggctaggctgggctgcttTCCTTAGCCAAGGGGTTCAGTGGGTGGTGAGAGTGGACTTGGAGAACTGAGGCTAATTAGGGTCTGCCAGAAGCTCAGTTGCAGCTGGCAAGGCTACTGCTGGCTCCTTCTCTTGGTCCTTTTGGTGATGCTTGCCCCCCGCAGCCCCAGGGATGGCACCAACTCTCTGGCTCCCAGGGCACTGGTGGAGTTAGTGACTGAGCTGCACAGCAAGGGTTTGGGAGGATGAGAGGGGTGTGGGAGGGGCACTTCCCACCCAGGTCACTGTGAATTTCATCCCCTTCCAGAGATGAGCATTGTGGTTCAGGGAATCTCAGGCTGTGGGACCAGAGGCATCTGGGGACTTGGAACCACAGGCAGAGGGGATCTAAGCTGAGACCCCTCCCCAAGGATCCTGAGCTCAGCTCACCAGGCTCCTACAGGAACCTGGTCTCTAGCTGTAATGCCTGACCCTCTCTCCAGCTGCGTGGTCCCCAGGAAGCAGGTGCCATGGGGGAACAACTGCCTGCTCCTGCTCTATCTGGTACCCCTCCTTCCAAGCCTACCTTATCAGGAAGGTGTTCCCACCTACTCTGCCTCTTGCCTGGGCCTCCGAGAGCACCTCACCTGGCCACCCCAACCCCACAACACACATATCCTGAGACTTGCCCCTCCCAGCTGGGGGCCACTGGCAGCAGGCCCATGGGTACACTCTGATTGCCACAGCAAACTGCCCAAGTCTTGGGGAAGCCACACAGCCTGCAAAGTttgtggggttgggggtgggaggtggggactcCTTCCTTTTGAGTTGGGCAGGGTTTCTGTACAGGGggactgtgacctgggaagggagGGACACAGGAAGGATCTGCTAATTAGCGCAAAGGCCCCTGTGAAGAGGTTGCCACGGACTCAGGTGCCTGGAGGAGGCTCAGACCAAGAGAGAGCCTGCAGCCAGATCCAAGTTGGCTCCAAGGCCTTCTGGGTAGGCTTTCTGGGGCAGACATGCTCCTTCCCCATCCGAAGTCTGCACAGTGCCCTCGGCCCTGGCAGAACCACAGTGCATTTAAAAGGAAGTGGGACCCTAGAGGATGGTGGATGggagtccttggacccctgagaCCACAGGAGGAGGACAGGTTGTCCcggatgggggtgggaggcacCTTGCCTCTGTTCTCTGAAAAGCACCATTTCCAGCCAGCCCAGTGTGGGCACACTGTCCACCTCACAACCACGTGGTGACACAGGGCTTCTACTACTTGAGTCTGGGCCTGATCTCTCATCCCGTCCCTACCTCTCTAAGCTATGTTCCGCCCTCCAGGCCCTGCCTTCACCCTGCAGCACCCTGGAGCTGACACCCACCGCCCCTAGTTCTCCGAGCACAGCTATCTGGGCTGACATCTCCAGCCCAGTCCAGATCCTGGCCACCTCCTGCAGGGGCGCTCTCCTGATCAATTGTAATATGCTGAAAAGCCCACCTGGCCAGTGTAACAGCACCCAGCCCAGGTGGTGACCAGATTTAGGCAGGGTAGCCAGTGGCTCAGCTCACTCAGGCTGGATGGAAGCCCTAGGGAGCAGGGCTGAGGACACGTGTACCTCATTACTCTGGCGATGCCAGGAGCAGTCATCAAACTGGGCTCTGCTTCGGGAGacagagaggcacacacacacacatgcccacaagACCCTTGGAGCCACATGGTGGGGACACAGCCTCCTCACCCTGcaccctccccaacacacacgtACCTCCCTCAGTTCCTTGGCCACCTCCTTGAGCTCCCGCAGGATGTCCTCAAGCTGCCCGATGACCATCTTCATGCGTTGCCGAATCCGCTCccgctcgcctccactgctggggtCGTCACTGGGCTGCCCGGGGGGGTCCGGGGCGCCCCGAATGTTCATCCTTCACCACGTGGCCACAGGCCTGCCCATACTCCCCCCCGCCAGGCACGGGCTGCGTCTGCCTCCGCGAAGCCCCCCTCGGCCGGGCAGAGCTCCACATCTTAACGGCCCCCCCCAGCCCAGtcgcctggccccagcccctgcacctgcacctgcctcCTAGCCTCCTCCACCTCAGGGTGGGGGAACACAGCCCCCAGAGGGAGACAGAGTCTGCCACACAGGGGGTCAAGGTAAGGACacgggagggcagcaggaggggccTCCGGCACTGGAAACAGCCGTGGGTGTGCAGGACTGATGTCCGCCTGAGCCTGGACAAGGCGGCCCGGGGATGACACTGCAGGGACTCTGGGTGAGAGACgcccttggggtgggggaggtagcTGTTGGCCCTGCAAGACTCCCCGGCAGTTTCCAAGGTACAGGTCTAGACGGATGAAACGGCCACCTGAAGAGGGAGGCTGGCCAGGGTCTCCCGGACGTGGAAGGGGCTCCAGCTGGCGGGGTGCTCCGTGCTGGAGCCCGCGGGAGGAGGGCAGCCGCCTGCAGAAGCGGAAGCCTGGCATCAGCTCTCTGGCCGCAGCCCCAGCCAGCCGGCCGCCCTAAAATGCCTCCTGCACCCTTGCAGGCGCGGCGCATTTATCTATCTTGGGGAGGTGTTGCAAGCCCCTCCtctagagagagaggggggagctCCCCACCCGGGAACGGAAGTCCTCAGTTGTTCTGGGGTGTCCCAGCcacactgccccacccccacccatggGGTCCCGCGCCTCTTCCGCCCCTCCTCCGCTGCTCCTCTGGGGTTCTCCTCAGCCCCTTGCTGTCCAGAGCCCCTTGGGgctgggcgggggcggggagatgCGTGCGTCTCAATCCCTCACCCCCATCGTGGTCCTCGGAACCCATTCTCCGACTCACCGATGGTGGGGGCGCTGGCGTTCTCTCCGAGCCCCAAGATGAGATTAGGGGGGTCCCCAAGGCTCCCTAGGGTGGGCTTCTCTCTCTCGATCCCTCAGCCTCTGGCCTGAGCGAGATCTTCCACGCCGGGGCCCGGGACATCTGGGCGgcaggagggggcggggcaggaaCCAGCTCCAGGTGGGCAGCGAATGGAGGACCTGGCAGGTCTGAGATTCCGAGGCCACAGGTGACCCGGGCGCAGGGCAGGCAAGGAGACGCCGTGCCGGTCCCAGCACTGGAGCTAAAGTCGTCGCCCCGGAGGGCACGCGTGGGCTGGGGATGGAGGGTGGTCCTCAGCCCACGGCCGGCGCCCACGCCCGGCAGCGCCCGCGACTCGCTGTGCCTAGTGCGCCCTGGCGGGCCCGGGCTCCGCGCCTTCCGCGAGCTCCGCTTGCTCTCACTGCCCGGAGCTGGCCGGCCCCGCGGGGCGCCCGAGCGCACTCAACCCGGAACCTGTCGTCCGCGTCCTGGTCCCCGCGAAGGTCCGCTCCGCCCAGCCCCGCGCCGCTTGGGCCACGTCCCGGAAGGTCCCGAGCCCGTGGTcccgggggagggggcagcggcAGCCACCGGGAGCCGGTTCCCGCAGGGCCAGGAGCAGAGCGCGCGAGGCTGGAGCCCGGGCCGGCTGGGTCCGAGCGCAGGGCAGAGCAGAGGAAGGGAGGCGAGGGGAGGCGAGAGGGAGGCGAGGGGAGGCGAGAGGGAGGCGAGGGGAGGCGAGGGGAGGCGAGAGGGAGGGAGGCGAGGGGAAGGGGGCGCGGGCAGAGGGCGGGCGGGCAGGGCGCGCGGCCCGGCCGGGCCCGGGCGCAGCGGCTGGCAGCCTCCTCTCAGCCCGCGCCGCCTCCTGCGCTCCACTGGCGGCTCGGCGGCTCGGCGGCTCGGCAGCCCGGGCGATGGCTCCGTGGCTCGGCCTAATTGCGGCCTCGCCTGGCCCTACCCCGCCGGGCTCCGCGGCCTGGGCCGATTCCGGGAAgccgcccgcccgccccagccccgccaccgccgccgccgccgggggaCTGGCCGCCCGGGCCGGCGGGTGGGCGCTAGCTCCCTCCGAGGCCGCCCGGCTCGCCCGGCTCCGCTCTCCGTGGCTGCCAGGGAAGGACCGGCTGCGCGCCGGGAGCGAGCGCTTAAAGCGACACGCGCGCCTCCTCGCGCGGGCGCGGCCGGGGTCTCCACGCCGGGAGGGCGAGGGTCCTGGGCTcgcggggctgggccgggctagcCGGATGGGCCCgcagcccctgccctggggcGCACGGGGGCAGCTGGCCAAGGGACTTAAATCCTCGCTCTTTGCCTGACACCCCCATCACCCCCTGCCCCCATTGCAGTGCGCCCTAACCTTTCTGGAACACAGACCCTGCCCACAACCCTATCGTACCTGTACCTCGGGGCTACCTGAGACCCTGCCTTAGAGAGAACCCAGCCTCTCCAAGCTGTGT from Ochotona princeps isolate mOchPri1 chromosome 6, mOchPri1.hap1, whole genome shotgun sequence encodes the following:
- the INSYN1 gene encoding inhibitory synaptic factor 1, translated to MNIRGAPDPPGQPSDDPSSGGERERIRQRMKMVIGQLEDILRELKEVAKELREVVSQIDRLTSDFDFDLEPDDWTTATVSSTSSSDKAGAGGPFDLGQLDFMTTADILSDSWEFCSFLDTSTPSDSVDGPEATRPEAAAVAAVAGADSGVADYRLMNGGLPIPNGPRVETPDSSSEEAFSTGPAKGQLPQRTPGTRERVRFSDKVLYHALCCDDEEGEEEVMTTAAQEDGEEGGGGLRPELPHAASAEGPFKPPPPAPYKPRHCALPGGRSGPTAAPEQVRRNSVRDSSTQTVSDKSTQTALPYTAARQKAKSKN